The Gammaproteobacteria bacterium genome has a segment encoding these proteins:
- the wecB gene encoding UDP-N-acetylglucosamine 2-epimerase (non-hydrolyzing), with the protein MGRSALVHLIAAARPNFMKVAPLYHALRADPAFDARIVHTGQHYDANMSDAFFRDLGLPEAQHHLGIGSGSHAEQTGRVMIAYERIALQERPDWTVVVGDVNSTAGVALVCAKLLLPVAHLEAGLRSGDRTMPEEINRLVTDAIADLLWTPSADGDENLLREGVPAARIERVGNIMIDSFEMLRERIEQDGTRAALGLEGKRFGVVTLHRPSNVDDAAVLADIVSQLRTAAESLALVFPVHPRTRKQLQEFGLHDELARAPGIRLVEPLGYIQFMSLVTRAALAITDSGGVQEETTYLGIPCLTIRSNTERPVTVSEGTNRLLAPADTLGAIRRVLAGEWPRGRRPALWDGQAAARCVASLRRRVAAD; encoded by the coding sequence ATGGGGCGATCTGCGCTCGTGCACCTGATCGCGGCGGCGCGCCCGAACTTCATGAAGGTGGCGCCGCTCTACCACGCTTTGCGGGCAGACCCGGCCTTCGATGCGCGCATCGTGCACACCGGGCAGCACTACGACGCCAATATGTCGGATGCCTTCTTCCGGGACCTGGGGTTGCCGGAGGCGCAGCACCACCTCGGCATCGGCAGCGGCAGTCACGCGGAGCAGACAGGCCGGGTGATGATCGCCTACGAGCGTATCGCCCTGCAGGAGCGGCCCGACTGGACGGTGGTCGTCGGTGACGTCAATTCCACCGCCGGCGTGGCGCTCGTCTGCGCCAAGTTGCTGCTGCCGGTAGCTCACCTCGAGGCCGGGCTTCGCAGCGGCGATCGCACCATGCCGGAGGAGATCAACCGCCTGGTCACCGACGCCATCGCGGACCTGCTGTGGACGCCTTCTGCGGACGGTGACGAAAACCTGCTGCGCGAAGGCGTGCCGGCTGCGCGCATCGAGCGTGTCGGCAACATCATGATCGACTCTTTCGAGATGCTGCGTGAACGCATCGAGCAGGACGGCACGCGCGCGGCACTGGGGCTCGAGGGCAAGCGGTTCGGCGTGGTGACGCTGCACCGGCCCTCCAATGTGGACGACGCGGCGGTGCTCGCCGACATCGTCTCGCAGCTGCGCACGGCGGCCGAGTCGCTGGCGCTGGTCTTCCCGGTGCATCCGCGCACCCGCAAGCAACTGCAGGAGTTCGGGTTGCACGATGAGCTGGCGCGCGCACCGGGCATACGCCTCGTCGAACCGCTCGGCTACATCCAGTTCATGAGCCTGGTGACCCGTGCGGCGCTTGCGATCACGGACTCCGGCGGCGTGCAGGAAGAAACCACCTACCTCGGTATTCCCTGCCTCACCATACGGTCCAACACCGAGCGGCCAGTCACGGTCAGCGAGGGCACCAACCGCCTGCTCGCACCGGCAGACACGCTCGGCGCGATTCGCCGGGTGCTCGCGGGCGAATGGCCGCGCGGCCGTCGCCCGGCGCTGTGGGACGGCCAGGCCGCGGCGCGCTGCGTGGCCAGCCTTCGCCGGCGCGTCGCGGCGGACTGA
- the xrtD gene encoding VPLPA-CTERM-specific exosortase XrtD, which translates to MPETVTADAPDHSGRFSGRLPALLLLALLVLVLVYAFREGLAWMVSYGWQKEEYNHGYLIPIVAAFLVAVRAREFAAVPWNGSPSGLLLVVAGFLLLLLGQLSSVLTVSQYGFIVALWGCFATVLGWPAVKTIWPALAYLVFMVPMPDFIEVKLTANLQLISTAIGVKVIRLASIPVYVEGNIIDLGAYQLAVAEACSGLRYLFPLMSFGFLCAALFQAPAWQRVIVFLTSIPLTVVMNSVRIGVIGILVNFYGVEQAEGFLHDFEGWVVFMACVAILFLMMFVMARLSGRRLLKSLQLDTPPLGDLFRLLAGQPARRSAAAAAAVVVLSGTVLMAAVDARQEIIPARSSLAAFPLVIGDWRGDEQFTEQAVLDSLQADDTILALYSRDADPFQVGLWVTYYSSQKGDRAVHSPSVCLPGGGWTVEVLESVQVPGVRADGSDLPVNRSIIAMGDARQLVYYWFWQRGRMLTNEYLVKWYIFWDGLTRNRTDGGLVRLTTMIGDGPDAVAEADRRMQEFLRTLDPKLAYFLPGENVTAQVASND; encoded by the coding sequence ATGCCTGAGACCGTCACTGCTGATGCCCCGGATCATTCGGGCCGCTTTTCCGGGCGGCTACCGGCCTTGCTGCTGCTGGCGCTGCTGGTGCTGGTCCTCGTCTATGCCTTCCGTGAGGGCCTGGCGTGGATGGTCAGCTACGGCTGGCAGAAGGAGGAATACAACCACGGCTACCTGATCCCGATCGTTGCGGCGTTCCTGGTGGCGGTGCGCGCGCGCGAGTTCGCCGCGGTGCCATGGAACGGGTCGCCGAGCGGCCTGCTGCTCGTGGTCGCCGGGTTCCTGCTGCTGCTGCTCGGCCAGTTGAGCTCGGTGCTCACCGTGTCGCAGTACGGCTTCATCGTTGCGCTGTGGGGCTGTTTTGCGACGGTGCTCGGCTGGCCGGCGGTGAAAACCATCTGGCCGGCGCTCGCCTACCTCGTGTTCATGGTGCCGATGCCGGATTTCATCGAGGTGAAGCTGACGGCGAACCTGCAGCTCATCTCCACCGCGATCGGCGTCAAGGTCATCCGCCTCGCCTCGATCCCGGTGTACGTCGAAGGCAACATCATCGACCTTGGGGCCTACCAGCTCGCGGTGGCCGAGGCCTGCAGCGGCCTGCGTTACCTGTTCCCGCTGATGAGCTTCGGCTTTCTCTGCGCCGCGCTCTTCCAGGCGCCGGCCTGGCAGCGCGTGATCGTGTTCCTCACCTCGATCCCACTCACGGTCGTGATGAACAGCGTCCGCATCGGCGTGATCGGCATCCTGGTCAATTTCTATGGCGTGGAGCAGGCGGAAGGCTTCTTGCACGACTTCGAGGGCTGGGTCGTGTTCATGGCGTGCGTGGCCATCCTGTTTCTGATGATGTTTGTCATGGCACGCCTCTCGGGGCGCCGCCTGCTGAAAAGCCTGCAACTCGACACGCCGCCGCTCGGCGATCTCTTCCGCCTCCTCGCCGGCCAGCCGGCCCGGCGCAGCGCCGCCGCGGCGGCCGCCGTCGTGGTGTTGTCCGGCACCGTGCTCATGGCGGCCGTGGATGCGCGCCAGGAGATCATCCCGGCCCGCTCGAGCCTGGCGGCGTTTCCGCTGGTCATCGGCGACTGGCGCGGTGACGAGCAGTTTACGGAGCAGGCGGTGCTCGATTCGCTCCAGGCCGACGACACCATTCTGGCGCTGTACTCGCGCGACGCCGACCCGTTCCAGGTCGGCCTGTGGGTGACCTATTACAGCAGCCAGAAGGGCGATCGCGCCGTGCACTCGCCGTCCGTGTGCCTGCCCGGTGGTGGCTGGACGGTGGAGGTTCTCGAATCGGTGCAGGTCCCCGGTGTGCGCGCCGACGGCAGCGACCTGCCGGTCAACCGCTCGATCATCGCCATGGGCGATGCGCGGCAACTGGTGTACTACTGGTTCTGGCAACGCGGCCGCATGCTGACCAACGAATACCTGGTCAAGTGGTACATCTTCTGGGATGGCCTCACGCGCAATCGCACCGACGGTGGCCTGGTGCGGCTGACCACGATGATCGGCGACGGTCCCGACGCGGTGGCGGAGGCCGACCGGCGCATGCAGGAGTTCCTGCGTACGCTCGATCCGAAGCTGGCGTACTTCCTGCCGGGAGAGAACGTCACGGCGCAGGTGGCGAGCAACGACTGA
- a CDS encoding tetratricopeptide repeat protein — MAGHKEALSAIAALLQAGRTAEAFEALQRVIALDPNDAVALNELGNLHWHAGRIAAANACYERILARDPANSVALCNHANALLRLGRPAEAAAACERGLARQPDAADLRFALACSLGSLGHPQRAVTLYQELARQQPAYPGLQLNLGAALMRLGRCQEAIDCYDRAIATDPQDFRAHNNRGNALREQQRMAEAVVSFRRALAIRPDHATAHSNLLLTLNYTETTQEPIYRESLQFEARQGAPLRSAALPFANTRDPGRPLRVGYVSADFRRHSVAYFLRGVLAAHDPRQVVTHCYASVEAPDEMTTALQALAAHWRAIAGLSDEAVAQQVRADGIDILVDLGGHTGGHRLLVFARRAAPVQVSWLGYPNTTGLQAMDYRLTDDVADPPGAADTLHTERLVRLPGGFLCYQPGAVPAAVAVAAPCGVTFGSFNTLAKVTPAVIAAWAQILHRAAGSRLLLKSDALNDVATRRRLLAQFAGHGIDAGRIELLAWVTDYPAHLALYGRVDLALDTFPYNGTTTTCEALWMGVPVLVMRGNRHAARVGASIMTHAGLPEWIAENEDEYIALAVARAADAAALANARAGISERMRGSSLADPVRFTATLERAYREQWTAWCQTGHQPGC, encoded by the coding sequence ATGGCCGGCCACAAAGAAGCGCTGAGCGCGATCGCAGCCCTGCTGCAGGCCGGGCGCACGGCCGAGGCGTTCGAGGCTCTGCAGCGGGTCATCGCGCTCGACCCGAACGACGCGGTCGCGCTGAACGAACTCGGCAACCTGCACTGGCACGCCGGGCGCATTGCGGCTGCCAACGCATGCTACGAACGCATCCTCGCGCGTGATCCGGCCAATAGCGTCGCCCTGTGCAACCACGCCAACGCGCTGCTGCGCCTCGGCCGGCCGGCCGAGGCGGCCGCCGCCTGCGAGCGCGGTCTCGCCCGCCAGCCCGATGCGGCGGACCTGCGCTTCGCGCTCGCCTGCTCGCTGGGCAGCCTCGGGCACCCGCAGCGCGCCGTGACGCTCTACCAGGAACTCGCCCGGCAACAGCCGGCCTATCCCGGGTTGCAACTCAATCTCGGCGCCGCCCTGATGCGCCTCGGCCGCTGCCAGGAGGCCATCGACTGCTACGATCGCGCCATCGCCACCGACCCGCAGGATTTCCGCGCGCACAACAATCGCGGCAATGCGCTGCGCGAGCAGCAACGCATGGCGGAGGCGGTGGTGAGTTTTCGCCGCGCGCTCGCGATCCGGCCCGACCACGCGACCGCGCACTCCAACCTGCTGCTGACGCTCAACTACACTGAGACCACGCAGGAGCCGATCTACCGCGAGTCATTGCAGTTTGAAGCCCGCCAGGGAGCGCCGCTGCGGTCAGCGGCTCTGCCATTCGCGAACACGAGAGATCCGGGGCGCCCACTGCGGGTGGGCTACGTCTCGGCGGATTTCCGGCGTCACTCCGTCGCCTATTTCCTCCGCGGCGTGCTCGCTGCGCACGACCCGCGCCAGGTGGTGACGCACTGTTACGCGAGCGTCGAGGCTCCCGATGAGATGACCACCGCGCTGCAGGCACTCGCCGCTCACTGGCGGGCGATCGCCGGCCTGAGCGACGAGGCCGTTGCGCAGCAGGTGCGCGCCGACGGCATCGATATTCTCGTGGATCTCGGCGGGCACACCGGCGGCCATCGCTTGCTCGTCTTTGCCCGCCGTGCCGCGCCGGTACAGGTGAGCTGGCTCGGCTATCCGAACACCACGGGACTGCAGGCCATGGACTATCGGCTGACGGACGACGTGGCCGACCCGCCCGGTGCGGCCGATACGCTGCACACGGAGCGGCTCGTGCGCCTGCCCGGGGGCTTTCTCTGCTACCAGCCGGGCGCCGTACCGGCTGCGGTCGCCGTCGCGGCGCCGTGTGGCGTGACCTTCGGCAGCTTCAATACCCTCGCGAAGGTGACCCCGGCGGTCATCGCCGCCTGGGCGCAGATCCTGCATCGGGCGGCAGGCTCCCGCTTGCTGCTGAAATCCGATGCCCTGAACGACGTGGCCACGCGCCGGCGACTCCTCGCGCAGTTCGCCGGCCACGGCATCGACGCCGGTCGTATCGAACTGCTGGCCTGGGTGACGGACTACCCGGCACACCTCGCCCTGTACGGGCGCGTGGACCTTGCGCTGGACACGTTCCCCTACAACGGCACGACGACCACCTGCGAGGCGCTGTGGATGGGAGTACCGGTGCTCGTGATGCGCGGCAACCGGCATGCCGCGCGCGTCGGCGCGAGCATCATGACCCACGCCGGCCTGCCGGAGTGGATTGCGGAGAACGAAGACGAGTACATCGCGCTTGCGGTGGCACGGGCGGCGGATGCCGCCGCCCTCGCGAACGCGCGCGCGGGTATCAGCGAACGCATGCGCGGCTCGAGTCTCGCCGACCCGGTCCGGTTCACCGCGACTCTCGAACGCGCCTATCGCGAGCAATGGACGGCCTGGTGCCAGACCGGTCACCAGCCGGGCTGTTGA
- a CDS encoding methyltransferase domain-containing protein, with product MEQPQDRTRRLHIGGRERREGWEILDALAGGHVDHVGDASDLSRFAEGTFSMLYASHVLEHFDYRDEIVAVLKEWRRVLRPGGKLFVSVPDLECLCRLYVAPGVSPQERFAIMRMIFGGHVDHYDYHMAGIDQSLLEICLEAAGFVSMLRVGTFNLFRDNSEFAMRGTPISLNMVAERSPA from the coding sequence ATGGAGCAGCCGCAGGACCGGACCCGCCGCCTGCACATTGGCGGGCGGGAGCGCCGGGAGGGCTGGGAGATCCTTGATGCGCTAGCCGGCGGGCATGTCGACCACGTCGGCGATGCGTCCGACCTGTCGCGGTTCGCGGAGGGCACATTCAGCATGCTCTACGCGAGTCACGTACTGGAGCACTTCGATTACCGGGACGAGATCGTCGCGGTGCTGAAGGAGTGGCGTCGCGTGCTGCGCCCGGGCGGCAAACTCTTCGTCAGCGTGCCGGATCTGGAGTGCCTGTGCCGGCTGTACGTTGCTCCCGGGGTCTCGCCACAGGAACGCTTCGCCATCATGCGGATGATCTTCGGTGGGCACGTCGATCATTACGACTATCACATGGCGGGCATCGACCAGTCGCTCCTGGAAATCTGTCTCGAGGCAGCCGGGTTCGTGTCCATGCTGCGTGTCGGGACGTTCAATCTCTTTCGCGACAACAGCGAGTTTGCGATGCGCGGCACGCCCATCTCGCTGAACATGGTGGCCGAGCGGTCGCCGGCGTAA
- a CDS encoding tetratricopeptide repeat protein, giving the protein MNAKPENPATEAQTPLEAANRALRDAEWAEQAGLPERAVAAYRKVAALCPAAFEVHNNLASLLLGLDRPTEALDAANRALALNPGDALVNANVGQAQLRLGQVELALPFMRRALADRPDLHPLRQQLADTLLEIGRRDEAVATMAEIDDRYPNDIEVLKMMASLYQRAHAAMQAERVYLRLLQLAPQRDATYNDLAQLYIDFAHFSKARDLALRALHLKPDQPALWNTLALAQASLGLVKDALASYRKVMEMAPNLAISHSNMLLTMHYSTDVGPAEMAEEHRRWGRLHAPPGLATRAFPNAPDPGRRLRVGYLSPDFRRHSVAFFFEPLLDHRNREQFEVYCYGEVRSPDEVTQRIKAKADHYRNTTGMHDLQLSDQIKADGVDILVDLAGHTGTSRTVLLGYRPAPVQVTYCGYPDTTGIEVVDYRITDALADPPGVDDRYTETLCRLPEGFLCFRPPESLPEVGPAPMLAGAAVTFGSFNREFKVSQDTYDLWCRILRAVPHSRMIMKSIAGGDPATRRLTLAEFERRGVTPDRIEIIGFIAEQKDHLASYRRVDIALDTYPYHGTTTTLDSLLMSVPVITLEGYNHASRVGVSLLTAVGLPEFIASSPDEYVAMAIELAAQPGRVAELHHTLRNRLLQSPLCDGPRFTRIYEHALRGMWCNWCRQQGATLSGAQTAMAAFDFAPLLNTRA; this is encoded by the coding sequence ATGAATGCTAAACCAGAAAATCCCGCGACGGAGGCGCAGACGCCACTCGAGGCGGCCAACCGCGCGCTGCGCGATGCCGAGTGGGCCGAGCAGGCGGGACTGCCGGAACGGGCGGTGGCCGCGTACCGCAAGGTGGCCGCACTGTGCCCGGCCGCCTTCGAGGTGCACAACAACCTCGCCAGCCTGCTCCTCGGTCTCGACCGCCCGACCGAAGCGCTCGATGCCGCCAACCGGGCGCTGGCGCTGAATCCGGGCGATGCGCTGGTCAACGCCAACGTCGGCCAGGCGCAGCTGCGCCTGGGCCAGGTGGAGCTGGCACTGCCCTTCATGCGTCGGGCGCTCGCCGACCGGCCGGATCTGCACCCCTTGCGCCAGCAGCTCGCCGACACCCTGCTGGAGATCGGCCGCCGGGACGAGGCCGTCGCGACCATGGCGGAAATCGACGACCGCTACCCAAACGACATCGAGGTGCTGAAGATGATGGCGAGCCTGTATCAGCGTGCGCACGCCGCGATGCAGGCCGAACGCGTCTATCTGCGGCTGCTGCAACTCGCGCCGCAGCGCGATGCCACCTATAACGACCTCGCGCAGCTCTACATCGACTTCGCGCACTTCAGCAAGGCCAGAGATCTCGCGCTGCGGGCGCTGCACCTGAAGCCCGACCAGCCCGCGCTGTGGAACACGCTGGCGCTCGCCCAGGCGAGCCTCGGGCTGGTGAAGGACGCGCTCGCCTCCTATCGCAAGGTCATGGAGATGGCACCCAACCTCGCGATCAGTCATTCCAACATGTTGCTCACCATGCACTACTCGACCGACGTCGGCCCGGCCGAGATGGCCGAGGAGCACCGGCGCTGGGGCCGGCTGCACGCCCCGCCGGGCCTGGCGACTCGTGCGTTCCCCAACGCGCCCGACCCGGGCCGGCGCCTGCGCGTCGGCTACCTCTCGCCGGATTTCCGCCGTCACTCGGTCGCCTTCTTCTTCGAGCCGCTGCTCGATCACCGCAACCGGGAGCAGTTCGAGGTGTATTGCTACGGCGAGGTGCGCTCGCCCGACGAGGTGACGCAGCGGATCAAGGCCAAGGCCGACCACTACCGCAACACCACGGGGATGCACGACCTGCAGTTGAGCGACCAGATCAAGGCGGACGGCGTGGACATCCTCGTCGATCTCGCCGGCCACACCGGCACCTCGCGCACGGTGCTGCTCGGCTACCGGCCGGCGCCGGTGCAGGTGACCTACTGCGGCTATCCGGATACGACCGGGATCGAGGTGGTGGATTACCGCATCACCGACGCACTGGCGGACCCGCCGGGAGTCGATGATCGCTACACCGAGACGCTGTGCCGGCTGCCGGAGGGCTTTCTCTGCTTCCGGCCGCCGGAGTCGCTGCCCGAAGTCGGCCCTGCACCCATGCTGGCGGGTGCGGCGGTGACGTTCGGATCCTTCAACCGCGAGTTCAAGGTGTCGCAGGACACCTATGACCTGTGGTGCCGCATCCTGCGCGCAGTGCCGCACTCGCGCATGATCATGAAGTCCATCGCCGGCGGCGACCCCGCCACGCGCCGCCTGACGCTCGCGGAGTTCGAGCGCCGCGGCGTGACGCCCGACCGCATCGAGATCATCGGTTTCATCGCAGAGCAGAAAGACCACCTCGCCAGTTATCGCCGGGTGGACATCGCGCTGGACACCTATCCGTACCACGGCACCACCACCACGCTCGACTCGCTGCTGATGAGCGTCCCGGTCATCACCCTGGAGGGCTACAACCACGCGAGCCGCGTGGGCGTGAGCCTGCTGACCGCCGTCGGGCTGCCCGAATTCATCGCATCGAGCCCCGACGAGTACGTCGCCATGGCGATCGAGCTCGCGGCGCAGCCCGGGCGCGTGGCCGAACTGCACCATACGCTGCGCAACCGCCTGCTGCAGAGCCCGCTGTGCGACGGACCGCGCTTCACCCGAATCTACGAGCACGCCTTGCGCGGCATGTGGTGCAACTGGTGCCGGCAACAAGGCGCGACGCTCTCGGGCGCGCAGACGGCGATGGCGGCGTTCGATTTCGCGCCCTTGTTGAACACACGCGCGTAG
- a CDS encoding tetratricopeptide repeat protein: protein MLAAEPTIESARAAFAAGRLAEAEATCLALAQSEQPQALHLLALIRFQSGRRDEAVKLLQRAVRAAPGLAAAHNDLGAMLIALGRAYEAVATLRTAVDLVPDNAEARVNFANALHAQGELEAAEEAYRAALHLDARHVRGNISLGNLLCQLRRPEEALAFLASAATLEPVSAMAHQFLGNALRDAGRCDEAVASYRRALELEPASAVANENLGLLLMGQGRYEEAMLLLNAAGAHFARANALQCLLRLGRYDEFFADIARHRDEAATNLHSASLSAYAAYHLGQRDPHPFCPGPLEQVRVVDRYVGPGADAEFLRDLVAEASRVHAVWEPRGITTRKGYQTGGNIFDYGFPALARLHREMCEEMCRYRDDLTATMTMVSRWPGTMRLRGWFVRLVTGGHQYFHNHPDGWLTGCLYLQMPKAAPAGEGAIEFGLESGGYPPLSDKPPPTVLHQPRAGQVAFFPSSLYHRTIPFSSAEERLCIAFDLLPG from the coding sequence GTGCTCGCAGCAGAACCGACGATCGAATCGGCACGCGCGGCGTTTGCCGCGGGCCGACTGGCCGAGGCCGAGGCAACCTGCCTGGCGCTCGCGCAGTCAGAGCAGCCGCAGGCCTTGCACCTGCTCGCCCTGATCCGCTTCCAGAGCGGACGGCGCGATGAGGCGGTCAAGCTCCTGCAGCGCGCGGTGCGCGCCGCGCCCGGGCTCGCGGCTGCACACAACGATCTCGGTGCCATGCTCATTGCGCTCGGTCGCGCCTATGAAGCGGTCGCCACACTGCGTACCGCGGTCGACCTGGTACCGGACAATGCTGAAGCCCGGGTGAATTTCGCCAATGCACTGCACGCCCAGGGCGAGCTCGAAGCAGCGGAGGAGGCGTATCGCGCCGCGTTGCACCTCGACGCCCGCCATGTGCGCGGCAACATCAGTCTCGGCAACCTGCTCTGCCAGTTGCGCCGGCCGGAGGAAGCGCTCGCGTTCCTGGCCAGCGCGGCCACGCTCGAACCCGTCTCGGCCATGGCCCACCAGTTCCTTGGCAATGCGCTGCGTGATGCGGGCCGGTGCGACGAAGCCGTAGCGAGCTACCGGCGGGCACTGGAACTCGAGCCGGCCTCCGCCGTGGCGAACGAGAACCTCGGTTTGCTGCTCATGGGGCAGGGGCGCTACGAGGAGGCGATGCTCCTGCTCAACGCCGCGGGCGCCCACTTCGCGCGGGCGAATGCGCTGCAGTGCCTGCTGCGACTCGGCCGCTACGACGAGTTCTTCGCCGACATCGCGCGCCACCGCGACGAGGCAGCGACCAACCTGCACTCGGCCTCGCTGAGCGCCTATGCCGCCTACCACCTCGGCCAGCGCGATCCGCATCCGTTCTGCCCCGGTCCGCTGGAGCAGGTCCGGGTCGTGGACCGCTACGTCGGGCCGGGCGCGGACGCGGAGTTCCTGCGCGACCTCGTCGCCGAGGCCAGCCGCGTGCATGCCGTCTGGGAGCCGCGCGGCATCACCACACGCAAGGGCTACCAGACGGGCGGCAATATCTTCGACTACGGCTTCCCCGCGCTCGCGCGCCTGCACCGCGAGATGTGCGAGGAGATGTGCCGCTACCGTGACGACCTCACCGCCACCATGACCATGGTGAGTCGCTGGCCGGGCACGATGCGCCTGCGGGGCTGGTTCGTGCGCCTCGTCACCGGCGGCCATCAGTATTTCCACAATCACCCCGACGGCTGGCTGACGGGCTGCCTGTACCTGCAGATGCCGAAGGCGGCGCCGGCGGGCGAGGGCGCGATCGAGTTCGGACTGGAGAGTGGCGGCTACCCGCCGCTCTCCGACAAGCCACCACCGACGGTGCTGCACCAGCCGCGGGCCGGGCAGGTCGCTTTCTTCCCATCCTCGCTCTATCACCGCACGATCCCGTTCAGTTCCGCCGAGGAGCGGCTGTGCATTGCCTTTGACCTGCTGCCCGGGTGA
- a CDS encoding peptidylprolyl isomerase, giving the protein MKIAPNSVVTIEFELTGNSGQVLDRAPADEPLEYLHGSAGILPMLERSLMGMAPGETFDVIITPDQGFGERQPRLVEVVPRSRWANPAELSVGARVDRVDESGGKQSYVVSSMDAETVTVDGNHPLAGETLRFRGKVLAVRAATAEELAAQ; this is encoded by the coding sequence ATGAAAATCGCGCCCAACAGTGTCGTCACCATCGAGTTCGAGTTGACCGGCAATTCCGGCCAGGTGCTCGACCGCGCACCGGCCGATGAGCCGCTCGAATACCTGCACGGATCGGCGGGCATCCTGCCGATGCTGGAGCGCTCACTGATGGGCATGGCGCCCGGCGAAACCTTCGACGTCATCATCACGCCGGACCAGGGTTTCGGTGAGCGTCAGCCCCGGCTGGTCGAGGTTGTGCCGCGCAGCCGCTGGGCGAATCCCGCGGAGCTGTCCGTCGGAGCGCGCGTCGATCGCGTGGACGAGTCCGGTGGCAAGCAGTCCTACGTGGTCAGCTCGATGGATGCCGAGACCGTGACGGTGGATGGCAACCATCCGCTGGCCGGCGAGACGCTGCGCTTTCGCGGCAAGGTGCTCGCGGTGCGCGCGGCGACTGCCGAGGAACTCGCCGCGCAGTGA